From a region of the Corallococcus macrosporus genome:
- a CDS encoding rhodanese-like domain-containing protein, with protein MPIPEITPAELARRLAGPPESRPVLVDVRFPHEHEWVALPGSVLMPLPELEDFHEQLDALKGRPVVVYCHHGVRSLDGAAYLIDRGLQAVSLQGGIDLYSRTVDPSLPRY; from the coding sequence CCCCGCCGAGCTGGCCCGGCGCCTGGCAGGCCCCCCCGAGTCACGCCCCGTGCTGGTGGACGTGCGCTTCCCCCACGAGCACGAATGGGTGGCCCTGCCCGGCTCGGTGCTGATGCCCCTGCCGGAGCTGGAGGACTTCCACGAGCAGCTGGACGCGCTGAAGGGCCGCCCCGTCGTCGTCTACTGCCACCACGGCGTGCGCAGCCTGGACGGCGCCGCGTACCTCATCGACCGGGGGCTGCAGGCCGTGTCGCTCCAGGGCGGCATCGACCTGTACTCGCGCACCGTGGACCCTTCCCTGCCGCGCTACTAG